In Candida dubliniensis CD36 chromosome 6, complete sequence, the following are encoded in one genomic region:
- a CDS encoding vacuolar import and degradation protein, putative (Similar to S. cerevisiae VID27;~possibly fungus-specific): protein MNFIKKFIGTTTTDEVASIPSGKLYLTRSKQSPKGAIECLYNDAFASIKRTTSPHYYQLCITKVYQEGESDFNRFDDSEEEYDGDDLAPASDTRRQSKDEWIFPIADELKIHVCEKEDGSRAIAWKDLNGDLGDKFEFVIDEEVRGSEVDAFRMTIYKCLFENKYQTEYSKANDLNEFIYNPKGELLTFDELKDLNDLEEFDDETDEYEDCDETLPANKDAPKGETKYVNTDVDLHLYDTRTGTFIFQLSKPEVKLVDLGNWEYTLYVHGESTRINTTLSKNMNPTFNYQHLSFIFNDYTVDEDGINAHSWLLKFPDYNDLSKFQTVFLGLMYEALNKRKWGETEQDYFVDAFSKISINKDAKELESEEEEEEEESEDENQGDGPVKWESKQNEKNSNLTVGYAKDRSYVVRGDKIGVFSEDDAGQLNFQTAITNVADLKGNHFTPEKMLLHQQDQYMIISNPQFDDKALYKMDLTRGKIVEEWEVSKDLPVKSYAPTSKFAQLTDEQTLTGISANGLFTIDPRLSGTKLVNDKTYKAYKTSNNQFQTLATTDKGYIALGSGKGDIRLFDRLGVNAKTALPSLGDPIIGIDVSKDGRWLLATCETYLLLIDNKIGDGQKNAGKLGFTNYFDKDKKPTPRRLALKPEHEAYMVRENGGKPLAFTPAYFNTGRDSKETTIVTSLGKYIVTWSMGKVLLDKPNPYLVKRYTQNVIADNFKFGSNNEVIMALQDDVSMVSRRSLANPKNVFN, encoded by the coding sequence ATGAATTTTATCAAGAAGTTTATTGGGACAACCACTACCGACGAGGTTGCTCTGATTCCGTCAGGAAAGCTTTATCTCACACGTTCAAAACAATCACCAAAAGGTGCGATTGAGTGTCTTTACAATGACGCATTTGCATCTATCAAACGCACCACTAGCCCCCACTACTATCAATTGTGTATCACCAAAGTTTACCAAGAAGGAGAATCTGATTTCAACCGATTCGATGACTCAGAAGAGGAATACGACGGCGACGATTTGGCTCCTGCAAGCGATACCAGGCGCCAATCCAAAGACGAATGGATTTTCCCCATTGCCGACGAATTAAAGATCCATGTGTGCGAAAAGGAAGACGGCTCAAGAGCCATTGCTTGGAAAGATTTGAATGGCGATTTGGGAGATAAGTTTGAGTTTGTCATTGACGAGGAGGTGAGAGGGAGTGAGGTTGACGCCTTTCGCATGACCATCTATAAATgtttatttgaaaacaagTACCAGACCGAGTACTCAAAGGCAAACGATCTAAACGAGTTTATCTACAACCCCAAGGGAGAATTGTTGACTTTTGACGAGTTGAAAgatttgaatgatttaGAAGAGTTTGACGATGAGACAGACGAGTACGAGGATTGTGATGAAACCTTACCGGCTAACAAAGATGCCCCCAAAGGTGAAACAAAATACGTGAACACTGATGTTGACTTGCATTTATATGATACCAGAACAGGAACATTTATCTTCCAACTTTCAAAACCTGAGGTAAAGTTGGTGGATTTGGGTAATTGGGAATACACGCTCTACGTCCATGGCGAATCTACACGAATCAACACTACATTGAGCAAGAATATGAACCCGACCTTTAATTACCAACACTTGtcgtttatttttaatgaCTACACGGTTGACGAAGATGGGATTAATGCCCATTCGTGGTTGCTCAAGTTTCCTGATTATAACGACTTGTCAAAGTTCCAAACGGTATTCCTTGGGTTGATGTATGAGGCATTGAATAAACGGAAATGGGGAGAAACTGAACAAgattattttgttgatgcattttccaaaattaGTATTAATAAAGACGCCAAGGAATTAGAAAGcgaggaagaagaagaagaagaagaaagcGAAGACGAGAATCAAGGCGACGGTCCAGTAAAATGGGAAAGCAAacaaaacgaaaaaaaCAGTAATTTGACTGTGGGGTATGCCAAAGACCGCTCATATGTCGTTCGTGGAGACAAGATTGGTGTGTTTAGTGAAGACGATGCTGGTCAACTCAACTTCCAAACAGCAATAACCAATGTGGCAGATTTAAAAGGTAACCATTTCACTCCCGAGAAAATGCTTCTTCATCAGCAGGACCAATATATGATTATTTCTAACCCACAGTTTGACGACAAGGCATTATACAAGATGGACCTTACACGGGGCAAGATTGTCGAAGAATGGGAGGTCTCAAAAGACCTACCAGTCAAGTCGTATGCCCCCACATCGAAATTTGCCCAGTTGACAGACGAGCAGACCTTAACGGGTATTTCTGCAAACGGGCTATTCACTATCGATCCAAGGTTGAGCGGCACCAAGTTGGTGAATGACAAAACATACAAGGCATACAAAACCTCTAATAACCAATTCCAGACATTGGCAACTACCGACAAGGGCTATATTGCGTTGGGGTCTGGCAAAGGTGATATTAGACTCTTCGATAGATTAGGGGTTAATGCCAAGACCGCCTTGCCGTCGTTGGGTGATCCGATAATCGGAATCGACGTGTCGAAAGACGGGAGATGGTTGCTTGCTACATGCGAGACATACTTGctattaattgataataaaatcgGCGACGGTCAAAAGAATGCTGGCAAGTTAGGATTTACAAATTATTTTGACAAGGACAAGAAACCTACACCAAGACGACTTGCATTAAAGCCCGAACACGAAGCGTATATGGTGAGAGAAAACGGTGGCAAGCCTTTGGCGTTTACCCCGGCATACTTCAATACAGGTCGTGATTCCAAGGAAACCACCATTGTCACATCGTTGGGCAAGTATATTGTCACATGGTCGATGGGTAAAGTGTTGTTGGACAAGCCAAACCCATATTTGGTCAAGAGGTACACACAAAACGTCATTGCTGATAATTTCAAGTTTGGGTCTAACAATGAAGTGATTATGGCATTACAGGATGATGTTTCAATGGTGAGCAGACGAAGTTTGGCTAACCCAAAGAATGTTTTTAATTAG
- a CDS encoding conserved hypothetical protein (SGD describes this as an orthologue of S. cerevisiae SFG1 (putative transcription factor required for growth of superficial pseudohyphae), but Fasta/BlastP hits don't support this), with the protein MDDLELDFTDIIPPELSAQPRQSRISLPPDYTTTNHITNELFQVTSSLREKNRQNPKRLNNDKIQKMIQDLEKTDYELDDVVRTRVFKGRLKNRHSFTQVRPDLNEYFDENKENRDKPSKVTKKKSPVPILQPITNTIKRSPKRLCLPKHSVIAPRKPALKADRASSIFLMESSSGLVNDATKYATELNSSQCDDFPLPEHENEVVQIPTNEDDNPKMAIIRMFKTKRFDTKAEGEASGFYNEKEFQKYKGEQDNGVSVVSQSVNGPTAKKTVKWATNLEW; encoded by the coding sequence ATGGACGATCTTGAATTGGATTTTACTGATATAATACCACCAGAGCTTTCAGCACAGCCTCGGCAAAGCAGAATATCATTGCCTCCAGATTACACCACTACCAACCATATAACCAACGAATTGTTCCAAGTAACTAGCAGCTTGAGAGAAAAAAACCGCCAAAACCCCAAACGGTTGAATAACGATAAAATACAGAAAATGATCCAGGACCTAGAGAAGACAGATTACGAGCTTGACGATGTGGTGAGGACAAGAGTGTTTAAAGGAAGACTAAAGAACCGGCACAGCTTCACCCAAGTACGCCCTGATTTGAACGAATActttgatgaaaataaagaGAACCGTGATAAGCCATCAAAAGttacaaagaaaaagtcgCCTGTGCCTATACTACAGCCAATAACAAACACTATAAAACGATCGCCCAAGAGATTGTGTTTGCCCAAACACTCCGTGATAGCTCCACGAAAACCAGCACTCAAAGCAGACCGTGCATCCAGCATCTTTCTTATGGAATCGCTGTCGGGGCTAGTCAATGATGCAACTAAATATGCCACCGAGCTAAATAGTTCACAGTGTGACGATTTCCCACTACCGGAACACGAAAACGAGGTAGTGCAAATCCCCACCAACGAAGACGACAACCCGAAAATGGCCATTATCCGCATgtttaaaacaaaaaggtTTGACACCAAAGCTGAGGGAGAAGCAAGCGGGTTCTACAATGAAAAAGAGTTCCAAAAGTATAAAGGCGAGCAGGACAATGGGGTGCTGGTGGTTTCACAATCAGTGAATGGACCCACCGCCAAAAAGACAGTTAAATGGGCCACGAATCTAGAATGGTAA
- a CDS encoding glycolipid transfer protein, putative (Similar to Podospora anserina het-c2;~possibly involved in ascospore production; see Saupe et al. (1994). 'Inactivation of the Podospora anserina vegetative incompatibility locus het-c, whose product resembles a glycolipid transfer protein, drastically impairs ascospore production.' PNAS 91: 5927-5931.) produces MSSTFFDEMTKSFADVKVSDGKIDTADFLLASESLVKLFDLLGSSAFTVVKSDMTGNITKIRNKLLEDPANSSTLQDLVLTEAKTKTKTATQGLLWLSRGLQFTAQAMRETVDAPSKELTVTFTDAYTKTLSKFHGILVKPVFKLAMKACPYRKDFFEKLGADQTKVAEQLQKWLEALEGIVKIIMDFFASGNYGKGL; encoded by the coding sequence ATGTCTTCTACGTTTTTTGATGAAATGACCAAATCGTTCGCTGATGTAAAGGTCAGCGACGGTAAGATTGATACTGCTGACTTTTTACTAGCATCCGAGTCGTTGGTTAAGTTGTTTGACCTCTTGGGGTCGTCTGCATTTACTGTGGTCAAGTCAGATATGACGGGTAATATTACCAAGATACGTAATAAGCTATTGGAGGACCCAGCCAACTCGTCTACCTTGCAGGACTTGGTGCTTACTGAAGCCAAAACCAAGACAAAGACGGCTACCCAAGGCTTATTATGGTTATCTCGTGGGTTACAATTTACAGCTCAAGCTATGAGAGAGACTGTTGATGCTCCAAGCAAGGAATTGACAGTTACATTCACTGACGCTTACACCAAGACATTATCCAAGTTCCACGGGATTTTGGTCAAGCCAGTTTTCAAGTTGGCCATGAAAGCTTGTCCATATAGAAAAGATTTTTTCGAAAAGTTGGGTGCGGATCAAACTAAGGTCGCTGAGCAATTACAAAAGTGGTTAGAGGCATTAGAAGGTATTGTCAAGATTATCATGGACTTTTTCGCATCAGGTAACTATGGTAAAGGTTTATAa
- a CDS encoding acetate non-utilizing protein, mitochondrial precursor, putative (Similar to S. cerevisiae ACN9;~In S. cerevisiae: protein of the mitochondrial intermembrane space, required for acetate utilization and gluconeogenesis) → MRPTLVRLVKPRRPERNTSPILPPLPLYRAILRAHHRKLPQELRYLGDQYVKKEFKDHKKIDNPLHIVGFLTEWQDYLKQIDGGSWSHGKLSKDDLDKMSPEQIGQLHELMEATKKIGKESIE, encoded by the coding sequence ATGCGTCCAACCCTTGTGAGACTTGTGAAACCACGTCGTCCAGAGAGAAATACTTCCCCGATACTTCCACCGCTTCCATTATACCGAGCAATCTTACGAGCCCATCACAGGAAGTTACCGCAAGAGTTGCGTTACTTAGGTGACCAATATGTGAAAAAGGAATTCAAGGACCATAAAAAGATCGACAACCCCCTACACATTGTTGGGTTTTTAACTGAATGGCAAGACTACTTGAAGCAGATTGATGGCGGGTCATGGCTGCATGGAAAGTTGAGTAAGGACGATCTCGACAAGATGTCCCCTGAACAAATCGGTCAACTACACGAATTGATGGAGgcaacaaagaaaatcggaaaagaaagtatagaataa
- a CDS encoding uncharacterized protein (conserved hypothetical protein;~possibly fungal-conserved): protein MRSSLLILLASVAIAAEPSVIPVEAVSDLQIKASVSDEAIVPTTDKASGTVVPPTIATTDAAAAAAATTSGSLLGDLVDGLFGGNAQNSSVKATPTTTTAAAAAAQSSGGFLDGLFGDLLGGSSSASNSTVTPTSGSSDGSLSDLFDEWFGPSNYTKTTDAASSTGSVLDGLFDDLFGDSGSTNTGSTSSSGSWIDDLLNEFLAPSNSSDSTTPSFDGSDLLNDILGIGENLADDLFSNIDGKSILTGVLGFAGEIFDDLFGSFGGSSASSSGSSSASSGGFLSSLLDSIFGDSGSSGSSSLPSTSISDIVSDVFTSLFGGILGGSSGYTGSTNKVCTLKKRSLEKKEIRKLVRKSVNKVIARRQQVIAEKKQANAKRAESLLV from the coding sequence ATGAgatcttcattattaatattgttgGCCAGTGTTGCCATTGCTGCTGAACCAAGTGTTATCCCAGTTGAAGCTGTTTCCGATTTACAAATAAAAGCAAGCGTATCCGACGAAGCAATTGTACCTACTACTGACAAAGCTAGTGGGACTGTGGTGCCACCAACTATTGCTACTACTgatgctgctgctgctgctgctgccaCTACTTCTGGCTCGTTATTGGGAGATTTGGTAGATGGTCTTTTTGGTGGTAATGCCCAAAATTCAAGTGTAAAAGCTACaccaaccaccaccactgctgctgctgctgctgcacAAAGTTCCGGTGGATTTTTAGATGGTTTATTTGGTGACTTGCTTGGCGGAAGCAGTTCTGCTTCTAACTCAACTGTTACACCTACCAGTGGTTCTTCTGACGGAAGTTTATCTGATTTATTTGACGAATGGTTTGGCCCATCCAACTATACCAAGACCACAGACGCTGCCTCTTCTACTGGCTCAGTTTTGGACGgtttatttgatgatttgtttGGCGATTCAGGGTCAACAAACACTGGGTCAACCTCATCTAGCGGAAGCTGGATTGATGATCttttgaatgaatttttaGCTCCTTCAAATAGTTCCGACTCTACTACTCCTTCTTTTGATGGCAGCGATCTTTTGAATGACATTTTAGGTATTGGCGAAAACTTGGCTGACGACTTGTTTTCCAACATTGACGGTAAGAGCATTTTGACAGGGGTTTTAGGTTTTGCTGGCGAAATTTTTGACGATTTATTTGGCTCTTTTGGTGGTTCCAGTGCTTCTTCAAGCGGCTCTTCCAGTGCTTCTTCGGGTGGGTTCTTGAGTTCTTTGTtggattcaatttttggtGATTCGGGTTCTTCCGGATCTTCATCTTTGCCATCTACATCGATTTCTGATATTGTTTCGGATGTTTTTACATCTCTTTTCGGTGGTATTCTTGGTGGGTCAAGCGGGTACACTGGATCTACAAACAAGGTGTGTACTTTGAAAAAGAGATCTcttgaaaagaaagagatcAGAAAGCTTGTTAGGAAAAGTGTCAACAAAGTGATTGCCAGAAGACAACAAGTCATTGCTGAAAAGAAACAGGCCAATGCCAAAAGAGCCGAATCTcttttagtttag
- a CDS encoding cell surface flocculin, putative (Similar to S. cerevisiae FLO11) — translation MKVTTVSSVLLTVTAVTNATEIDKRSFFGDLFSGLTGSKAAAPAAPAAAVPAAAQSSVSSAQPTTTAAALQPDAQNNVLLDSSNSTSIQSSTKSSTTTHSTAGLLDNLLGSSSESITHSSSDLLGSSSATATRSSTGLLDSLLGSSGPTSSESSEASSEYLSSSSSTTKRPTAAAKGFFDDLFGTQASASETDDEDCVEETESPTSNNIGSKTKTVSPTQSSNNVGSETETGSSTTTSGGGGFPGILSDLFPGNSKSKSSSVPSSSAEEDDEECEDPTDSVASNSNPTGGISFPSIPIPSLPFPHSEETGVLSSQTGVPKSTSSEEDDDETDCETETPIIPTIIPTGSVLPTIIPTGSILPTGSILPTIIPTDSVTLPYNSSSIAGTSSVSSEEDDDETDCETDIPTGTATVIPTGSVTIIPTGSGSITVLPTKSVPTSSEEEDDETDCETDIPTGTATIIPSGSVTIIPTGSVTIIPTGSGSITVLPTKSVPTSSEEDDDETDCETDIPTIIPTRSVTKTFTSDGVPTTQTLTTKLPGTTNQHTETEVVSITYTGGGQTFTTYLTQSGEICDETVTLTITTTCPSTTVAPGGQIYTTTVTVITTHTVYPDDWEDDGYEDEGGSSGGSSGSSSGSSSNNDDDEWEWYEEDDGNCVPSGGSSSGSSSGSSSGSSSGSSSGSGTGSWWGSGAGSGSSSGSSSGSSSGSSSGSSSNSGSSSSSVSGSSSGSGGSWWGGSGNDYVCPGEDGYDDEEPDNGGSGSGSSSGSSGSWWGSSGSSSSSGSTSVTGGSSGGSWWGGSGNDYVCPGEDGYDDEGEDDHPTTTAAPEDCEDEDDSWDDDEDDCDTQAAKEVVNSVTVAAESVYPSSTAANSLTTSWISSQVTNQSVTQIENIGAKVHTGGLFVALLGLLTLLLI, via the coding sequence ATGAAAGTAACAACTGTCAGTTCGGTGTTACTAACAGTCACTGCAGTGACCAATGCAACTGAAATTGACAAAAGAAGTTTTTTTGGTGATCTTTTTTCAGGATTAACTGGGAGTAAAGCAGCTGCTCCTGCTGCTCCTGCTGCTGCCGTCCCAGCTGCCGCTCAGTCATCAGTGTCATCGGCCCAACCAACTACTACAGCTGCAGCCTTACAGCCTGATGCCCAGAATAATGTGCTTTTAGATTCATCAAACAGCACCTCCATTCAAAGCTCAACGAAATCTTCAACAACCACTCATTCCACAGCTGGtttattagataatttgTTAGGATCAAGCAGTGAATCGATCACTCATTCCTCGTCTGATTTATTAGGATCAAGCAGTGCAACAGCCACACGTTCCTCCACTGGTTTATTAGATAGCTTGTTAGGATCAAGCGGTCCAACAAGCAGTGAATCAAGTGAAGCTTCAAGTGAATACTTATCAAGTAGCTCATCAACTACCAAACGACCAACTGCTGCTGCTAAAGGTTTTTTCGATGATTTATTTGGCACTCAAGCAAGTGCATCTGAAACTGACGATGAAGATTGTGTTGAGGAAACTGAGAGTCCAACTTCAAACAATATTGGCtctaaaacaaaaactgtGAGCCCAACACAAAGCTCCAACAATGTTGGCTCTGAAACAGAAACTGGTTCTAGTACTACCactagtggtggtggaggttTCCCAGGCATTTTGTCGGATCTCTTTCCTGGCAAttccaaatccaaatcttCAAGTGTTCCAAGTTCCAGTGCTGAAGAGGATGACGAAGAGTGTGAAGATCCAACCGATTCCGTAGCCTCGAATTCTAATCCTACTGGAGGAATATCATTTCCTAGCATTCCAATTCCAAGCTTGCCATTTCCTCATAGTGAAGAAACAGGGGTGTTGTCCAGCCAAACAGGTGTACCAAAAAGTACTTCTTCTGaggaagatgatgatgaaaccGATTGTGAGACCGAAACGCCAATTATTCCAACCATCATTCCTACAGGATCTGTCCTTCCAACCATCATTCCTACAGGATCTATCCTTCCAACCGGATCTATCCTTCCAACCATCATTCCAACTGATTCGGTCACTCTCCCATACAATTCTAGTTCTATTGCTGGTACATCTTCTGTTAGCTCCGAAGAAGACGATGATGAAACTGATTGTGAGACTGACATACCAACTGGAACAGCCACTGTCATTCCAACTGGTTCAGTAACTATCATTCCAACTGGCTCTGGTTCTATCACTGTTCTTCCAACAAAGTCAGTTCCAACTAGTTccgaagaagaagacgacGAGACTGATTGTGAGACCGACATACCAACTGGAACAGCCACTATCATCCCATCTGGCTCAGTAACTATCATTCCAACTGGTTCAGTAACTATCATTCCAActggttctggttctaTCACTGTTCTTCCAACAAAGTCAGTTCCAACTAGTTCCGAAGAAGATGACGACGAAACTGATTGTGAGACTGATATTCCAACGATCATCCCAACAAGGTCGGTGACTAAAACATTTACCTCTGATGGTGTTCCAACCACACAAACACTCACTACCAAATTGCCGGGAACGACCAATCAACACACTGAAACTGAAGTTGTTTCCATCACATATACTGGTGGTGGTCAAACCTTTACCACATACCTTACACAATCCGGTGAAATATGTGATGAAACTGTTACTTTGACAATCACTACTACTTGTCCTCTGACAACTGTTGCTCCAGGTGGTCAGATTTATACAACCACTGTAACTGTTATTACCACACACACTGTTTACCCAGATGATTGGGAAGATGATGGTTACGAAGATGAAGGGGGTTCTTCAGGTGGCTCTTCAGGAAGCTCTTCAGGAAGCTcttctaataatgatgatgacgaatGGGAATGgtatgaagaagatgatggtAATTGTGTTCCAAGTGGTGGTTCAAGTTCTGGTTCAAGTTCTGGTTCAAGTTCTGGTTCAAGTTCTGGTTCAAGTTCTGGTTCTGGCACAGGCTCTTGGTGGGGTTCTGGTGCTGGTTCTGGCTCAAGTTCTGGCTCAAGTTCTGGCTCAAGTTCTGGTTCAAGTTCTGGCTCAAGTTCTAACTCTGGATCTAGCTCAAGTTCTGTTTCAGGTTCTTCATCTGGTTCTGGTGGTAGTTGGTGGGGTGGTTCTGGAAATGATTACGTTTGTCCAGGAGAAGATGGCTACGACGATGAAGAGCCAGATAATGGCGGCAGCGGAAGCGGCTCAAGCTCTGGTTCTAGTGGTAGCTGGTGGGGTAGTTCTGGCTCTAGCTCTAGCTCTGGTTCAACTTCAGTTACTGGCGGATCGTCTGGAGGTAGCTGGTGGGGTGGATCTGGAAACGATTACGTTTGCCCTGGAGAAGATGGATACGATGATGAAGGAGAAGATGATcatccaacaacaacggcAGCACCAGAAGACTGTGAAGATGAGGATGACAGTTGGgacgatgatgaagatgactGTGACACACAAGCTGCTAAGGAAGTTGTTAATTCAGTTACTGTTGCTGCTGAAAGTGTTTACCCATCATCCACTGCTGCCAACAGTTTAACCACATCATGGATTTCGTCACAAGTTACCAATCAATCAGTTACCCAGATTGAAAACATTGGTGCCAAGGTTCATACCGGTGGACTTTTTGTTGCTCTTCTTGGATTGTTGacattattgttgatataa
- a CDS encoding diacylglycerol pyrophosphate (DGPP) phosphatase, putative (Similar to S. cerevisiae DPP1;~In S. cerevisiae: diacylglycerol pyrophosphate (DGPP) phosphatase, zinc-regulated vacuolar membrane-associated lipid phosphatase, dephosphorylates DGPP to phosphatidate (PA) and Pi, then PA to diacylglycerol; involved in lipid signaling and cell metabolism), producing the protein MVRDWAFTINRLQFSGLTTISYVFDFVFYLTVLILSATLGRTLPPRYHEFSLYDITLRYTHFPENAILVRVWLLILISAGIPFAQFLLFTIFIVLPIRRRIWDFFAGCLCLLGAMATQLLVTVLLKNIIGLPRPDFIDRCEPMIQNIPITSLSTVAICTQPDWNLVQEGFRTFPSGHSSTVFTGMTIAALNFAARLQTFDNRNNSFKVFITILPWLIAACIASTRVSDNRHFLKDIIAGAFIGTFIGSAFYLQYHPSIFNLANAGRSFPPRRFGIQRFFHNIGGFWKLEGENSDRVLGAEDLEKLSNEQLGQPARITSMADNIEIVNKLL; encoded by the coding sequence ATGGTTAGAGATTGGGCGTTCACAATCAATAGACTACAATTCTCAGGCTTAACTACTATATCTtatgtttttgatttcgtATTCTATTTGACAgttttaattctttcagCTACGTTGGGAAGAACTCTTCCTCCACGCTACCACGAATTCCTGCTTTATGACATTACCCTTAGGTACACACATTTTCCAGAAAATGCCATTTTGGTCCGTGTGTGGCTACTAATACTAATATCTGCTGGAATCCCATTTGCTCAGTTCTTGCTATTTACAATATTTATCGTCTTGCCAATAAGACGACGCATTTGGGATTTTTTTGCCGGTTGTTTATGTTTGCTTGGAGCAATGGCAACACAATTGCTTGTCACAGtgcttttgaaaaatataatagGACTCCCCCGCCCAGATTTCATCGACAGGTGTGAGCCAATGATCCAGAACATTCCCATAACATCATTGTCAACAGTAGCAATATGCACACAGCCAGACTGGAACTTGGTCCAAGAAGGATTCAGGACTTTCCCCAGCGGTCATCTGTCAACTGTTTTCACAGGAATGACAATAGCTGCATTAAACTTTGCTGCTAGACTTCAAACATTTGACAATAGAAACAACTCCTTTAAAGTGTTTATCACCATATTGCCGTGGCTTATTGCCGCATGCATAGCCAGCACCAGAGTTAGCGACAACAGACACTTTTTAAAAGATATCATTGCTGGTGCATTCATAGGAACGTTTATTGGTTCTGCCTTTTATTTACAATACCACCCTAGTATATTCAACCTAGCCAATGCAGGCAGATCGTTCCCGCCTCGAAGGTTTGGCATTCAAAGATTTTTCCACAACATTGGCGGATTTTGGAAACTTGAGGGCGAGAACTCGGATCGGGTATTAGGTGCTGAAGATCTTGAAAAACTTTCCAATGAACAATTGGGCCAACCTGCAAGAATAACATCAATGGCAGATAATATCGAAATTGTAAATAAACTACtataa
- a CDS encoding vacuolar morphogenesis protein, putative (Similar to S. cerevisiae VAM7;~In S. cerevisiae: component of the vacuole SNARE complex involved in vacuolar morphogenesis; SNAP-25 homolog; functions with a syntaxin homolog Vam3p in vacuolar protein trafficking) → MSTIITIPHEVEVGGSTYYQINIKLPLRSFTIKKRYSEFQQLVLDLSRNLGIDSRDFPYDLPGKRINWLNKASIIEERKVGLAEFLNNIIQDSTLQNEREVLSFLQLPSNFRFTKDMLQNNRADLDSVQNNWHDVYRKLKSDILNESSSSISEKIHIRDRISRVYQPRIVDLVKTIGTGDEAIKKKQLIAQLQESIDNLLAQEVPKSKRVLGGAIKETPETLPLNNHELLQHQIQIHQNQDKELNQLRALIARQKQIGELINAEVEEQNEMLDRFNEEVDYTSSKIKQARRRAKKIL, encoded by the coding sequence ATGTCCACAATTATAACCATCCCCCATGAAGTGGAAGTGGGTGGATCGACATActatcaaatcaatatcaaactCCCACTTCGTTCATTCACGATAAAGAAACGGTATCTGGAGTTTCAGCAATTGGTATTGGACTTGAGTCGAAATCTAGGGATTGATAGTCGAGATTTTCCGTATGATTTACCGGGGAAACGTATCAACTGGCTTAACAAGGCCAGCATCATTGAAGAACGAAAAGTGGGACTTGCAGAATTTCTCAATAATATCATTCAGGATTCCACACTTCAAAACGAACGAGAAGTGTTATCGTTTTTGCAGTTACCGTCTAATTTCAGATTTACCAAGGACATGCTACAAAATAATCGAGCCGATTTGGACTCGGTGCAGAATAACTGGCACGATGTCTATCGTAAGTTGAAGCTGGACATACTCAATGAATCATCCAGTAGTATTAGTGAGAAAATTCATATTCGTGATCGAATCAGTCGTGTATACCAACCACGAATTGTTGACTTGGTCAAGACAATTGGTACAGGTGATGAAGCgataaagaagaagcagTTGATTGCCCAATTACAAGAAAGTATTGACAACTTGCTAGCTCAGGAGGttccaaaatcaaagagGGTGTTGGGTGGAGCAATTAAGGAAACGCCAGAAACTTTACCATTAAACAACCACGAACTTCTTCAGCACCAAAtacaaattcatcaaaatcaagatAAAGAACTAAACCAGCTTAGAGCCTTGATTGCTCGACAAAAGCAAATTGGCGAGCTAATTAATGCTGAAGTAGAAGAGCAAAACGAAATGTTGGATCGATTCAATGAGGAGGTCGACTACACGTCTAGCAAGATCAAGCAGGCGAGACGTAGAgcaaagaaaatattataG